The proteins below come from a single Sorghum bicolor cultivar BTx623 chromosome 4, Sorghum_bicolor_NCBIv3, whole genome shotgun sequence genomic window:
- the LOC8060390 gene encoding probable xyloglucan endotransglucosylase/hydrolase protein 12, with the protein MIMGEQRNPTRQLMSSSLLALFFASSVLVGLAAGGSFYEECDATWEPQNCWAYDDGNRLSLALVSSSSGSMIRSKRQFVYGTVSTMIQLVPGDSAGTVTTFYTSSLGDNHDEIDFEFLGNVSGQPYTIHTNVYAAGVGNKEMQFKPWFDPTADYHNYTISWTPCMIVWYIDGVPIRVFRNYAASHGVAFPTSQPMYAYSSIWAAEDWATQGGRVKADWSKAPFVASYHGIDLDVCECYGGGCVSACAGGCSSSLSDAQVGKMQWVQSSYRIYDYCVDPKRLVNGQKPVECGLPQH; encoded by the exons ATGATCATGGGAGAGCAACGAAACCCTACAAGGCAGCTGATGTCGTCCTCCCTGCTCGCACTTTTTTTTGCATCGTCCGTGCTCGTTGGCCTCGCGGCCGGCGGCAGCTTCTACGAGGAGTGCGACGCGACCTGGGAGCCCCAGAACTGCTGGGCCTACGACGATGGCAACAGGCTCTCCCTCGCGCTCGTCAGCAGCTCCTCAG GCTCCATGATCCGGTCGAAGCGGCAGTTCGTGTACGGGACCGTGTCCACCATGATCCAGCTTGTCCCCGGCGACTCCGCCGGCACCGTCACCACCTTCTAT ACGTCGTCGCTGGGCGACAACCACGACGAGATCGACTTCGAGTTCCTGGGCAACGTGAGCGGGCAGCCCTACACCATCCACACCAACGTGTACGCTGCCGGCGTGGGCAACAAGGAGATGCAGTTCAAGCCATGGTTCGACCCCACCGCCGACTACCACAACTACACTATCTCCTGGACTCCCTGCATGATCGT GTGGTACATCGACGGCGTCCCCATCCGTGTGTTCCGCAACTACGCGGCGAGCCACGGCGTGGCGTTCCCGACGAGCCAGCCCATGTACGCCTACTCCAGCATATGGGCGGCGGAGGACTGGGCCACGCAGGGCGGCCGCGTCAAGGCCGACTGGTCCAAGGCGCCCTTCGTCGCCAGCTACCACGGCATCGACCTCGACGTCTGCGAGTGCTACGGCGGGGGCTGCGTCTCCGCCTGCGCCGGCGGCTGCAGTAGTAGCCTGAGCGACGCGCAGGTGGGGAAGATGCAGTGGGTGCAGAGCAGCTACAGGATCTACGACTACTGCGTCGACCCCAAGCGCTTGGTCAACGGCCAGAAGCCGGTCGAGTGCGGCCTGCCGCAGCACTGA